A DNA window from Clavibacter sepedonicus contains the following coding sequences:
- a CDS encoding SDR family oxidoreductase, which translates to MSEIRNGGNQYEIQDPIAQYPSPPFPQQEQTGPGDEMKFEPTPDHGQDSYVGFGRLAGRKVLITGADSGIGKAVAIAFAREGADIALNFLDEELEDARDTASTIEQDGRTAALVPGDISDETTCGDIVQASVDALGGLDCLVMVAGYQRNEDDILDLDSEQLDRTMKTNVYSLFWLSKAVIPHLPKGGSIITTSSSQAYQPSADKIDYAVSKGAIRNFTQGLAQQLAPKGVRVNSVAPGPFWTVLQPVGQSASDVEEFGSQSVYGRPGQPAEIAATYVFLASQESSFTSGETIAVTGGTPVH; encoded by the coding sequence ATGAGCGAGATCCGCAACGGCGGCAACCAGTACGAGATCCAGGACCCGATCGCGCAGTACCCGTCCCCGCCGTTCCCGCAGCAGGAGCAGACGGGCCCCGGCGACGAGATGAAGTTCGAGCCGACGCCCGACCACGGCCAGGACAGCTACGTCGGCTTCGGCCGGCTCGCGGGCCGGAAGGTCCTCATCACCGGAGCCGACTCCGGCATCGGCAAGGCCGTCGCCATCGCGTTCGCGCGCGAGGGCGCCGACATCGCCCTCAACTTCCTCGACGAGGAGCTCGAGGACGCGCGCGACACCGCGTCCACGATCGAGCAGGACGGGCGCACCGCCGCGCTCGTGCCCGGCGACATCTCCGACGAGACCACGTGCGGCGACATCGTGCAGGCGTCGGTGGACGCGCTCGGCGGCCTCGACTGCCTCGTGATGGTCGCGGGCTACCAGCGCAACGAGGACGACATCCTCGACCTCGACTCCGAGCAGCTCGACCGCACGATGAAGACCAACGTGTACTCGCTGTTCTGGCTGAGCAAGGCCGTGATCCCGCACCTGCCGAAGGGCGGCAGCATCATCACGACGAGCTCGTCGCAGGCGTACCAGCCGAGCGCGGACAAGATCGACTACGCGGTCTCGAAGGGCGCGATCCGCAACTTCACGCAGGGGCTCGCGCAGCAGCTCGCGCCGAAGGGGGTCCGCGTCAACTCGGTCGCGCCCGGCCCGTTCTGGACCGTGCTGCAGCCCGTCGGCCAGTCGGCGTCCGACGTCGAGGAGTTCGGATCCCAGTCGGTCTACGGCCGCCCCGGCCAGCCCGCGGAGATCGCGGCGACGTACGTGTTCCTCGCGAGCCAGGAGTCGAGCTTCACGAGCGGCGAGACGATCGCAGTCACGGGCGGCACGCCCGTCCACTGA
- a CDS encoding MOSC domain-containing protein has product MADLPFEHRVEVAFLVASPVHRLEGRPSDGPRDEPGEPPSRPSVRVRAGLGIVGDRYFGQRAHRTAAVTVMAVEQVERVARELGVDAGLDPVDTRRNVLLRGADVDRLRGMRFSIDSGHGPVEFQGHRPANPCAWMDVMLAPGAFRALRGHGGVRCELLGDGILTVGPAVLRTERPLDDGDGDDAGARLF; this is encoded by the coding sequence ATGGCCGACCTCCCGTTCGAGCACCGCGTGGAGGTCGCGTTCCTCGTCGCCTCGCCGGTGCACCGGCTGGAGGGTCGCCCGTCCGACGGCCCGCGGGACGAGCCGGGCGAGCCGCCGTCGCGGCCGTCGGTGCGCGTGCGCGCCGGGCTCGGGATCGTGGGCGACCGCTACTTCGGGCAGCGCGCGCACCGCACGGCGGCGGTCACGGTGATGGCCGTCGAGCAGGTGGAGCGCGTGGCCCGGGAGCTCGGGGTCGACGCGGGGCTGGATCCCGTCGACACCCGCCGCAACGTGCTGCTGCGCGGCGCGGACGTCGACCGGCTGCGCGGCATGCGCTTCAGCATCGACTCGGGTCACGGGCCGGTCGAGTTCCAGGGCCACCGCCCGGCGAACCCGTGCGCGTGGATGGACGTGATGCTCGCGCCCGGCGCCTTCCGCGCGCTCCGCGGCCACGGCGGGGTGCGCTGCGAACTGCTGGGCGACGGGATCCTCACGGTCGGGCCGGCCGTGCTCCGCACCGAGCGCCCGCTCGATGACGGAGACGGGGACGACGCCGGGGCGCGCCTGTTCTGA
- a CDS encoding cytidine deaminase family protein — translation MPLHESEVRLIDAAEALARTLGADPNHTMAAAALDADGRIHTGVNVLHFTGGPCAELVALGAAVAANAGRLVAMAAVGDGGRGIAPPCGRCRQVMLDLHPDVRVAVPGAGGPEFVPIRELLPVSYALPDA, via the coding sequence ATGCCCCTGCACGAATCCGAGGTCCGGCTGATCGACGCGGCCGAGGCGCTCGCCCGGACGCTGGGCGCGGACCCGAACCACACCATGGCGGCCGCGGCTCTCGACGCCGACGGCCGCATCCACACCGGCGTCAACGTGCTGCACTTCACGGGCGGCCCGTGCGCGGAGCTCGTCGCGCTGGGCGCCGCCGTCGCGGCGAACGCGGGACGGCTCGTGGCGATGGCGGCCGTGGGCGACGGCGGTCGCGGGATCGCCCCGCCGTGCGGCCGGTGCCGGCAGGTGATGCTGGACCTGCACCCGGATGTGCGGGTGGCCGTCCCGGGCGCTGGCGGACCCGAGTTCGTCCCGATCCGCGAACTGCTGCCGGTGTCGTACGCGCTGCCCGACGCCTAG
- a CDS encoding NAD-dependent epimerase/dehydratase family protein, whose amino-acid sequence MHSSPSSSSRRALVLGGTGAIGGATAERLARDGWSVDVTGRDQVAMPAELTDLGVRFHALDRADARGIEGLVGDGVDLLVDLVAFTAADVDALLPAMRASGSVVVASSRAVYVDDAGRHINGDEPPRFPVPIPEANATLAPAATGTDPFSREGYAPSKVAVERAALDSGLRVTVIRPSKVHGRWARNARTRAITERMLAGAETIELADRGASVDHLTAAGNAAALIARIADAPGSRVLNAADPDRLTAAEIVAVIADELGWRGRIVPLEPGVDGGAHPWAAAHPIVLDTRASLALGYAPVGPGAELLHAEVAWIRDGERPRA is encoded by the coding sequence GTGCATTCCTCCCCCTCTTCCTCCTCCCGGCGCGCCCTCGTCCTCGGCGGGACCGGTGCGATCGGCGGCGCGACGGCCGAGCGGCTGGCGCGCGACGGCTGGTCGGTCGACGTCACGGGCCGCGACCAGGTCGCCATGCCCGCCGAGCTGACAGACCTCGGCGTCCGCTTCCATGCGCTCGACCGCGCCGACGCGCGCGGCATCGAGGGGCTGGTCGGCGACGGCGTCGACCTGCTCGTCGACCTCGTCGCGTTCACGGCGGCCGACGTCGACGCGCTGCTGCCGGCGATGCGGGCGAGCGGATCCGTCGTCGTCGCCTCCTCCCGCGCCGTGTACGTCGACGACGCGGGCCGGCACATCAACGGCGACGAGCCGCCGCGCTTCCCCGTCCCGATCCCCGAGGCGAACGCGACCCTCGCGCCCGCCGCCACCGGCACGGACCCGTTCTCACGCGAGGGGTACGCGCCCTCCAAGGTCGCCGTGGAGCGCGCGGCCCTCGACAGCGGTCTGCGGGTGACGGTGATCCGCCCCTCCAAGGTGCACGGCCGGTGGGCCAGGAACGCCCGCACGCGCGCCATCACGGAGCGCATGCTCGCGGGCGCGGAGACGATCGAGCTCGCCGACCGCGGCGCGTCCGTCGACCACCTCACCGCCGCGGGGAACGCGGCGGCGCTCATCGCGCGGATCGCGGACGCGCCGGGCTCGCGGGTCCTCAACGCCGCCGACCCGGACCGGCTGACGGCCGCCGAGATCGTCGCCGTCATCGCGGACGAGCTCGGCTGGCGCGGACGCATCGTGCCGCTGGAGCCGGGCGTGGACGGCGGCGCGCACCCGTGGGCCGCCGCCCACCCGATCGTGCTCGACACGCGCGCGTCGCTCGCGCTCGGCTACGCACCCGTCGGCCCGGGCGCCGAGCTGCTGCACGCCGAGGTCGCGTGGATCCGCGACGGCGAGCGCCCGCGCGCCTGA
- a CDS encoding response regulator transcription factor — MDSGRVALVIEDDGDIRQLLEVVLRQGGFEVHAAGTATEGVRLAEEVSPDVITLDVGLPDFDGFEAARRIRLVSDAYIVMLTAQGEEVDTLLGLEAGADDYIVKPFRPRELRARISAMMRRPRGGGGDTTTTPAAGIPAAPDVPEAAVDADEPVQPVQPAAVATTTVVPPAPTTEATPDDEVLRHNGLELDEGTRHVTVDGEPVDLTRTEFDLLASILASGGRVRTKGDLVRDIRSGSYAVASSTEPEERAVEVHLGNLRRKLHDDPREARWIQTVRGVGYRLAPPRG; from the coding sequence GTGGACAGCGGACGTGTGGCTCTGGTCATCGAGGACGACGGCGACATCCGCCAGCTGCTCGAGGTGGTCCTGCGCCAGGGCGGCTTCGAGGTGCACGCCGCCGGCACCGCGACCGAGGGCGTGCGGCTGGCCGAGGAGGTCTCCCCCGACGTCATCACGCTCGACGTGGGCCTGCCCGACTTCGACGGCTTCGAGGCCGCGCGGCGCATCCGCCTCGTGAGCGACGCCTACATCGTGATGCTCACGGCCCAGGGCGAGGAGGTCGACACCCTGCTCGGGCTCGAGGCCGGCGCCGACGACTACATCGTGAAGCCGTTCCGCCCGCGCGAGCTCCGCGCCCGCATCTCCGCGATGATGCGACGCCCGCGCGGCGGAGGAGGGGACACGACGACGACGCCCGCGGCCGGCATCCCCGCGGCTCCCGACGTCCCCGAGGCGGCGGTCGACGCGGACGAGCCGGTGCAGCCCGTGCAGCCCGCGGCCGTCGCCACTACGACCGTCGTCCCGCCCGCCCCGACGACCGAGGCCACGCCGGACGACGAGGTCCTCCGCCACAACGGCCTCGAGCTCGACGAGGGCACCCGGCACGTCACGGTCGACGGCGAGCCCGTCGACCTCACGCGCACCGAGTTCGACCTCCTCGCCTCGATCCTCGCGAGCGGCGGGCGCGTGCGCACGAAGGGCGACCTCGTGCGCGACATCCGCAGCGGCTCCTACGCCGTCGCCTCCTCCACCGAGCCGGAGGAGCGCGCCGTCGAGGTGCACCTCGGCAACCTGCGCCGGAAGCTGCACGACGACCCGCGCGAGGCGCGGTGGATCCAGACGGTGCGCGGCGTCGGCTACCGGCTCGCGCCGCCGCGCGGCTGA
- a CDS encoding endo alpha-1,4 polygalactosaminidase: MRPLRSAVLVSAALLALSGCAAADPGPGSASTGASASADTAGVLAADTTAAAAVTLPPTGTGFDYQLGGASPVPAGAGIVVRDSTDEPAEGAYGICYVNGFQTQPGATWPDGLLVQGDDGPLVDPGWPDEYILDTSTAAKRTAIAARQANTVDLCADAGFRAVEFDNLDSWNRSQGALDADDALALATLLVDHAHSRGLAVAQKNTTDIGSRGRDEAGFDFAIAEECDRWDECAAFTDVYGPHVLDVEYTDDLRGTAGQVCGRIRALDPAPRAIVRDRDLVPAVEDGYAYAAG; the protein is encoded by the coding sequence ATGCGCCCCCTCCGCTCCGCCGTGCTCGTGAGCGCCGCCCTCCTCGCCCTGTCCGGCTGCGCGGCGGCGGATCCGGGACCCGGGTCCGCGTCGACCGGCGCCTCCGCCTCCGCCGACACGGCCGGCGTGCTCGCGGCGGACACGACCGCGGCCGCCGCCGTCACGTTGCCGCCCACCGGCACCGGCTTCGACTACCAGCTCGGCGGCGCCTCCCCCGTGCCGGCCGGTGCGGGCATCGTGGTCCGCGACAGCACCGACGAGCCCGCGGAGGGCGCGTACGGCATCTGCTACGTCAACGGGTTCCAGACCCAGCCGGGCGCGACCTGGCCCGACGGCCTGCTGGTGCAGGGCGACGACGGCCCGCTCGTGGATCCGGGCTGGCCGGACGAGTACATCCTCGACACCTCGACCGCCGCGAAGCGCACGGCCATCGCGGCCCGGCAGGCGAACACGGTCGACCTGTGCGCCGACGCCGGATTCCGGGCGGTCGAGTTCGACAACCTCGACTCGTGGAACCGGTCGCAGGGCGCCCTCGACGCGGACGACGCGCTGGCCCTCGCGACCCTGCTCGTGGATCACGCGCACAGCCGGGGCCTCGCGGTCGCGCAGAAGAACACCACCGACATCGGCTCCCGCGGCCGCGATGAGGCCGGCTTCGACTTCGCGATCGCCGAGGAGTGCGACCGCTGGGACGAGTGCGCGGCGTTCACGGACGTCTACGGGCCGCACGTGCTCGACGTCGAGTACACCGACGACCTGCGCGGCACGGCCGGGCAGGTGTGCGGGCGGATCCGGGCGCTGGATCCCGCGCCCCGGGCCATCGTGCGCGACCGCGACCTCGTGCCCGCGGTCGAGGACGGATACGCGTACGCGGCCGGCTGA
- a CDS encoding IS481-like element IS1121 family transposase has translation MSHGNARLTVHGRVLLVRRVVEDRRPVAHVARELGVSRQCAHRWVNRFRAEGLRGLTDRSSRPRSVPRRTSPERERAVLEARAQLRAGPARLAPVTGVPSRTISRILRRHGAPPLAWLDPVTGAVIRASRSTAHRYEHEHPGDLIHVDVKKLGRIPDGGGWRVHGRSEQVRGRGIGFDYVHAAVDDHTRLAYAEIHPDEKGATAAGFLARAAAYFAGHGITRIERVITDNAFAYRHSTAFKNAVQDLGARQKFIRPHCPWQNGKVERFNRTLATEWAYRQPFTSNQHRADALDPFIEHYNTERIHSSHGLTPAARVSPTS, from the coding sequence ATGTCCCACGGTAATGCTCGTCTGACGGTTCACGGGAGGGTTCTCCTCGTGCGGCGGGTGGTGGAGGATCGTCGGCCGGTCGCGCACGTCGCGCGGGAGCTGGGGGTGTCGCGGCAGTGCGCGCATCGATGGGTGAACCGGTTCCGTGCCGAGGGGCTGCGAGGGCTGACGGATCGGTCATCGCGGCCCCGGTCAGTACCGAGGCGAACGAGCCCGGAGCGGGAACGGGCCGTGCTGGAAGCGCGGGCCCAGTTGCGGGCGGGTCCTGCGCGGCTGGCGCCGGTGACAGGTGTTCCATCCCGTACGATCTCCCGCATCCTGCGCCGGCACGGGGCGCCGCCGTTGGCATGGTTGGACCCCGTCACCGGGGCCGTGATCCGGGCATCCCGGTCAACGGCGCACCGGTATGAGCACGAGCATCCGGGTGATCTGATCCACGTGGACGTGAAGAAGCTCGGGAGGATCCCGGACGGAGGCGGCTGGCGGGTCCACGGGCGCAGCGAGCAGGTCCGCGGCCGCGGGATCGGGTTCGATTACGTCCATGCCGCGGTCGATGACCACACCCGTCTCGCCTACGCGGAGATCCATCCCGATGAGAAAGGCGCGACCGCGGCCGGGTTCCTGGCCCGCGCAGCGGCGTACTTCGCCGGGCATGGGATCACCCGGATCGAGCGGGTCATCACGGACAACGCGTTCGCCTACCGGCACTCGACCGCGTTCAAGAACGCCGTCCAGGACCTGGGCGCGCGGCAGAAGTTCATCCGCCCGCACTGCCCCTGGCAGAACGGCAAGGTCGAGCGCTTCAACCGGACCCTCGCGACCGAGTGGGCCTACCGGCAACCCTTCACCAGCAACCAACACCGCGCCGACGCGCTTGACCCCTTCATCGAGCACTACAACACTGAACGAATCCACTCAAGCCACGGGCTCACGCCCGCGGCCCGAGTGTCACCAACGTCATGA
- a CDS encoding IS481-like element IS1121 family transposase translates to MSHGNARLTVHGRVLLVRRVVEDRRPVAHVARELGVSRQCAHRWVNRFRAEGLRGLTDRSSRPRSVPRRTSPERERAVLEARAQLRAGPARLAPVTGVPSRTISRILRRHGAPPLAWLDPVTGAVIRASRSTAHRYEHEHPGDLIHVDVKKLGRIPDGGGWRVHGRSEQVRGRGIGFDYVHAAVDDHTRLAYAEIHPDEKGATAAGFLTRAAAYFAGRGITRIERVITDNAFAYRHSTVFKNAVQDLGARQKFIRPHCPWQNGKVERFNRTLATEWAYRQPFTSNQHRADALDPFIEHYNTERIHSSHGLTPAARVSPTS, encoded by the coding sequence ATGTCCCACGGTAATGCTCGTCTGACGGTTCACGGGAGGGTTCTCCTCGTGCGGCGGGTGGTGGAGGATCGTCGGCCGGTCGCGCACGTCGCGCGGGAGCTGGGGGTGTCGCGGCAGTGCGCGCATCGATGGGTGAACCGGTTCCGTGCCGAGGGGCTGCGAGGGCTGACGGATCGGTCATCGCGGCCCCGGTCAGTACCGAGGCGAACGAGCCCGGAGCGGGAACGGGCCGTGCTGGAAGCGCGGGCCCAGTTGCGGGCGGGTCCTGCGCGGCTGGCGCCGGTGACAGGTGTTCCATCCCGTACGATCTCCCGCATCCTGCGCCGGCACGGGGCGCCGCCGTTGGCATGGTTGGACCCCGTCACCGGGGCCGTGATCCGGGCATCCCGGTCAACGGCGCACCGGTATGAGCACGAGCATCCGGGTGATCTGATCCACGTGGACGTGAAGAAGCTCGGGAGGATCCCGGACGGAGGCGGCTGGCGGGTCCACGGGCGCAGCGAGCAGGTCCGCGGCCGCGGGATCGGGTTCGATTACGTCCATGCCGCGGTCGATGACCACACCCGTCTCGCCTACGCGGAGATCCATCCCGATGAGAAAGGCGCGACCGCGGCCGGGTTCCTGACCCGCGCAGCGGCGTACTTCGCCGGGCGCGGGATCACCCGGATCGAGCGGGTCATCACGGACAACGCGTTCGCCTACCGGCACTCGACCGTGTTCAAGAACGCCGTCCAGGACCTGGGCGCGCGGCAGAAGTTCATCCGCCCGCACTGCCCCTGGCAGAACGGCAAGGTCGAGCGCTTCAACCGGACCCTCGCGACCGAGTGGGCCTACCGGCAACCCTTCACCAGCAACCAACACCGCGCCGACGCGCTTGACCCCTTCATCGAGCACTACAACACTGAACGAATCCACTCAAGCCACGGGCTCACGCCCGCGGCCCGAGTGTCACCAACGTCATGA
- a CDS encoding GNAT family N-acetyltransferase, whose translation MPFVTVRPMTPSEFAEMMAAADEDYAARQVEAGLWPAEGARERSAAETAKWLPDGMRTPRTLLLRGIDEDGVGVGSAWVALDDPNGRPDTAFLFELLVDPSRRGSGYGRAVLAAVEEATRAAGSPALALNVFGANRVAIALYASAGYDVTAQQMRKAL comes from the coding sequence ATGCCCTTCGTGACCGTGCGCCCCATGACCCCGTCCGAGTTCGCCGAGATGATGGCCGCCGCCGACGAGGACTACGCGGCCCGACAGGTCGAGGCGGGCCTCTGGCCGGCGGAAGGTGCGCGCGAGCGGTCGGCGGCGGAGACCGCGAAGTGGCTGCCCGACGGGATGCGGACGCCGCGCACCCTGCTCCTGCGCGGGATCGACGAGGACGGCGTCGGGGTCGGGAGCGCCTGGGTCGCGCTCGACGATCCGAACGGCAGGCCCGACACCGCGTTCCTGTTCGAGCTCCTGGTGGATCCGTCGCGCCGCGGATCCGGGTACGGCCGCGCCGTGCTCGCCGCGGTGGAGGAGGCGACGCGCGCCGCCGGATCCCCCGCGCTGGCGCTCAACGTCTTCGGCGCGAACCGGGTCGCGATCGCGCTGTACGCGTCGGCCGGGTACGACGTGACGGCGCAGCAGATGCGGAAGGCTCTCTGA
- a CDS encoding ASCH domain-containing protein, with translation MTTTPEPDLPPVEFAFPGPLRDQLVAAIASGEKTSTSSLLIQYDADDEELPVVGSRGSVIDSDGRPVLVVETTYVEVARLADVPLAHAVDEGEGFTTVAEWRAGHEGFWGSAEVLAELPDGFALDDDTEIVLERFRVVDGRA, from the coding sequence ATGACGACGACGCCCGAGCCCGACCTCCCTCCCGTCGAGTTCGCGTTCCCCGGGCCGCTGCGGGACCAGCTCGTGGCCGCGATCGCGTCGGGCGAGAAGACCTCGACGAGCTCGCTGCTCATCCAGTACGACGCCGACGACGAGGAGCTGCCGGTCGTCGGATCCCGCGGCTCCGTCATCGACTCCGACGGCCGGCCGGTGCTCGTGGTCGAGACGACGTACGTCGAGGTCGCGCGCCTCGCCGACGTGCCGCTCGCGCACGCGGTGGACGAGGGCGAGGGGTTCACGACCGTCGCCGAGTGGCGCGCGGGGCACGAGGGGTTCTGGGGATCCGCCGAGGTGCTCGCCGAGCTGCCCGACGGGTTCGCCCTCGACGACGACACCGAGATCGTGCTGGAGCGATTCCGGGTGGTGGACGGCCGCGCCTAG
- a CDS encoding Hpt domain-containing protein, translating into MSAHAARVPQLPPLLDVRVLEQLLAELSDVPGPVRLSVVPATDAPAPPPGVPAPGGVTPPRGHPEPRRGTPSSGSPRPDDRLATPGAPAPGCGQAPAGSPRPVGAPTSAPAASEPTCPGALTDGQHACIDFLRFFVDLWPSRWERLDAAVRAGDRAAALDACLSVKSSAAMVGALLLSDAAGQLERAIRAADHGRATAMLPELGEAGVRSMDAMRSWVRAEAGHPPD; encoded by the coding sequence GTGAGCGCCCACGCCGCCCGCGTGCCGCAGCTCCCCCCGCTCCTCGACGTCCGCGTCCTGGAGCAGCTGCTGGCCGAGCTGTCGGACGTGCCCGGCCCTGTCCGACTGTCCGTCGTCCCCGCGACGGACGCCCCCGCTCCGCCCCCCGGCGTTCCCGCGCCGGGCGGCGTGACCCCGCCGCGCGGCCACCCCGAGCCGCGCCGCGGGACCCCGTCGTCCGGATCCCCCCGTCCGGACGACCGCCTCGCGACCCCTGGTGCCCCCGCACCGGGTTGCGGGCAGGCGCCGGCCGGATCCCCCCGTCCGGTCGGCGCCCCGACCTCCGCCCCGGCTGCCTCGGAGCCGACCTGCCCCGGAGCGCTCACCGACGGCCAGCACGCCTGCATCGACTTCCTGCGCTTCTTCGTCGACCTGTGGCCGAGCCGCTGGGAGCGCCTCGACGCCGCCGTGCGCGCCGGCGACCGCGCGGCCGCGCTCGACGCGTGCCTGAGCGTGAAGAGCTCGGCGGCGATGGTCGGCGCGCTCCTGCTCAGCGACGCCGCGGGGCAGCTCGAGCGCGCCATCCGCGCCGCCGACCACGGCCGCGCCACGGCGATGCTGCCGGAGCTCGGCGAGGCGGGTGTGCGGAGCATGGACGCCATGCGCTCCTGGGTCCGCGCCGAGGCGGGACACCCGCCCGACTAG
- a CDS encoding GrpB family protein produces MIRLEEHRSGWADAFHAEAARILAAAGPALLTVEHIGSTAVPGIRAKPVIDLAARAAPGIDPLGLDAVLAPLDYAQHRTGPRNHGVHVRSADGARTHILHVFAADAWDACPQRLFRDRLLRDPDARRRYDALKTALAATAADGRAYTAAKQGLVEELVNAERADRGLPPVRVWDK; encoded by the coding sequence ATGATCCGTCTCGAGGAGCACCGTTCCGGGTGGGCGGACGCGTTCCATGCCGAGGCCGCGCGGATCCTCGCGGCGGCGGGCCCCGCGCTCCTCACGGTGGAGCACATCGGCAGCACCGCCGTGCCGGGCATCCGCGCGAAGCCCGTCATCGATCTGGCCGCGCGGGCCGCGCCGGGGATCGACCCGCTCGGGCTCGACGCGGTGCTCGCGCCGCTCGACTACGCGCAGCACCGCACGGGCCCGCGGAACCACGGGGTGCACGTGCGGTCGGCGGACGGCGCGCGGACCCACATCCTGCACGTGTTCGCGGCCGACGCGTGGGACGCCTGCCCGCAGCGCCTGTTCCGCGACCGGCTCCTGCGCGACCCCGATGCGCGCCGCCGCTACGACGCGCTGAAGACGGCGCTCGCCGCGACCGCCGCCGACGGCCGCGCCTACACGGCCGCGAAGCAGGGCCTCGTAGAGGAGCTGGTGAACGCCGAGCGCGCGGACCGCGGGCTGCCGCCCGTCCGCGTGTGGGACAAGTGA
- a CDS encoding sensor histidine kinase → MGELAPSDVPRGQRSRAQAVFRSMTFSKPLHAQLPFILSLAVVGVVAGTGDLASVADPVFVAGAVIAAIVTIVAAAVPWDRIDSDWVAVLPMLDFVALALCRDAIADQVPSTTFLLVFPVIWLAYAFPLHVLWLGAIGTASVLALPYVRAGTLPDGTTGWSHLVVLPLVMLLVAVAVNLLAQQLIRQHARLEEMQLELTGTLVDLQERNSIIDGVLDAIDDTVTVLDAEGRVMLRNRAAHDLMALADPLDPDDPMLGRLVYEEDRTTVVPPERQPVARARAGEVVGREVYWVGDGGAQKAVLASISPLVDGAGRTFGTVVVSTDVTALALAVTEREEFVASVSHELKTPLTSILGYVELIADDLEEDDLDDRITAARLAIVERNAQRLLGLIGDLLTAAQHRLAVNRNLVDVGEIVENALDVIRPHAQASGVTLVEPEYEELVAEVDAVRIGQVLDNLLSNAVKYTPEGGTVTTAVGVEGEHLSLCVTDDGVGMSAEDTAQLFTRFFRTNSARASTVAGVGLGLSITRSIVEAHDGSIEVESTLGTGTTMRVRLPLRVARAAPRPT, encoded by the coding sequence GTGGGCGAGCTTGCTCCCTCCGACGTGCCGCGCGGTCAGCGCTCCCGCGCGCAGGCCGTGTTCCGCAGCATGACCTTCTCGAAGCCGCTGCACGCGCAGCTGCCCTTCATCCTGAGCCTCGCCGTGGTCGGCGTCGTCGCGGGGACGGGGGACCTCGCCTCCGTGGCGGATCCCGTGTTCGTCGCGGGTGCCGTCATCGCCGCGATCGTCACCATCGTCGCGGCCGCCGTCCCCTGGGATCGCATCGACTCCGACTGGGTGGCCGTGCTGCCCATGCTCGACTTCGTCGCGCTCGCCCTCTGCCGCGACGCGATCGCCGACCAGGTGCCGTCGACCACGTTCCTCCTCGTGTTCCCCGTGATCTGGCTCGCGTACGCCTTCCCACTGCACGTCCTGTGGCTCGGCGCCATCGGCACGGCGTCGGTGCTGGCGCTGCCCTACGTCCGGGCGGGCACCCTGCCGGACGGCACGACCGGCTGGTCGCACCTCGTCGTGCTCCCCCTCGTGATGCTCCTCGTCGCCGTCGCCGTGAACCTCCTGGCCCAGCAGCTGATCCGGCAGCACGCGCGCCTGGAGGAGATGCAGCTCGAGCTGACCGGCACGCTCGTCGACCTGCAGGAGCGCAACTCGATCATCGACGGCGTGCTCGACGCGATCGACGACACGGTGACCGTCCTCGACGCCGAGGGCCGTGTCATGCTGCGCAACCGCGCCGCGCACGACCTCATGGCGCTCGCCGACCCCCTCGACCCGGACGATCCCATGCTCGGCCGTCTCGTCTACGAGGAGGACCGCACCACCGTCGTCCCGCCCGAGCGGCAGCCCGTGGCCCGCGCCCGGGCCGGTGAGGTCGTCGGCCGCGAGGTGTACTGGGTGGGCGACGGCGGCGCGCAGAAGGCCGTGCTCGCGTCGATCTCCCCGCTCGTGGACGGCGCGGGGCGCACCTTCGGCACGGTCGTGGTCAGCACCGACGTGACGGCGCTCGCGCTCGCGGTCACCGAGCGCGAGGAGTTCGTCGCGAGCGTCTCGCACGAGCTGAAGACGCCGCTCACCTCGATCCTCGGCTACGTCGAGCTCATCGCCGACGACCTCGAGGAGGACGACCTCGACGACCGGATCACCGCCGCCCGCCTCGCCATCGTGGAGCGCAACGCGCAGCGCCTCCTCGGGCTCATCGGCGACCTCCTCACGGCGGCCCAGCACCGGCTCGCGGTCAACCGCAACCTCGTCGACGTGGGCGAGATCGTCGAGAACGCGCTCGACGTGATCCGCCCGCACGCGCAGGCGAGCGGCGTCACCCTGGTCGAGCCGGAGTACGAGGAGCTGGTCGCCGAGGTCGACGCCGTGCGCATCGGCCAGGTGCTCGACAACCTGCTCAGCAACGCGGTGAAGTACACGCCGGAGGGCGGCACGGTCACCACCGCGGTGGGGGTCGAGGGCGAGCACCTCAGCCTCTGCGTGACCGACGACGGCGTGGGCATGTCGGCGGAGGACACGGCGCAGCTGTTCACGCGCTTCTTCCGCACCAACTCCGCCCGCGCGAGCACGGTCGCCGGCGTGGGGCTCGGCCTGAGCATCACCCGCTCGATCGTGGAGGCGCACGACGGGTCCATCGAGGTGGAGAGCACCCTCGGCACGGGCACCACGATGCGCGTGCGGCTGCCGTTGCGCGTCGCCCGTGCCGCACCGCGCCCGACTTGA